A window of Romeriopsis navalis LEGE 11480 genomic DNA:
ACAATATGGAGCCACTATTCTCGGCAATCTTGCGCCATGTTCCACCGCCAGTCGGTGACCCCGAGAAGCCGTTACAGTTGCAGGTAACAACCCTTGACTACTCGGATTACTTGGGTCGGATTGTCATCGGTCGCGTCCACAACGGTACAATTCGCGCCGGTCAGCAAGCGGCTTTGGTCAAAGACGATGGCAAAATCGTGAAGACCAAAATCACGAAGCTGATGGGCTTTGAAGGTCTCAAGCGGGTGGAAATCGAGGAAGCGGCTGCCGGTAACTTGATTGCCGTTTCCGGTTTTGGCGATGCCAACATTGGTGAAACCATTACTGACCCCAACGACCCCCAGGCGTTGCCACTGATTAAAGTGGATGAGCCGACATTGCAAATGACCTTTATGGTGAATGATTCGCCGTTTGCGGGTAAGGAAGGCAAGATGGTCACTTCCCGTCAGGTGCGCGATCGCCTGATGCGTGAGTTGGAAACCAACGTCGCGCTGCGGGTTGAAGAAACTGATTCCCCCGATAGGTTCTCGGTTTCGGGCCGGGGGGAATTGCACTTGGGGATCTTGATTGAAACCATGCGCCGTGAAGGCTATGAGTTCCAGGTGTCGCAGCCACAGGTGATCTTTCGTGAAGTGAATGGTCAGCCCTGTGAGCCATTTGAAACCTTGGCTCTCGATGTCCCGGATGCCGCAGTTGGCGCTTGTATCGAGAAGCTCGGTACTCGCAAAGCCGAAATGCAAAACATGGAAGCGAATGGCATGGGCCGAACGCAGCTTGAGTTTGTAGTGGCCGCCCGCGCCCTGATCGGTTTCCGGGGTGAGTTCATCCGCATGACGCGCGGTGAAGGCATCATGAACCATAGCTTCTTGGATTACCGCGCGATGGTTGGTGAGATCGAGTCACGCTACAACGGTGTAATTATCGCTTTCGAAGAAGGTACGGCAACTTACTATTCCTTGCAGAATGCGGAAGATCGGGGTTCGTTCTTCATCACGCCGGGTACCAAGGTGTATAAGGGCATGATCATTGGTGAGCACAATCGCCCACAGGATCTTGACCTAAACATCTGTAAGTCGAAGCAGTTGACTAACCACCGAGCTTCGGGTGGTGAGGAACTGGTGCAGTTGAAGGCACCGGAAGAGATGAGCCTGGAGCGCGCACTAGAGTACATCGGACCGGGTGAATTGTTAGAAATCACACCTGAGTCGATTCGTCTGCGAAAGCTAGCGAAGAAGAAGATGGCACGCCGCTAATTTTTAATCGTTTCAAAGTTACTTAAATGCTACATATCAGGAGGTTTTTCGGAGCCTCCTTTTTTTATGACCAAAAGGATATGCCAACGGAAGTATTTTTACGCCAGACTAGATTTATGACTTAATTATGTCTAGTAATCGCTAAATTTCTACATAACCCATGTCTGTACCCGATTATCAGAGTTTTTTGTTGCCCCTCCTCGAATTTCTTCATGATGGCTCAAAACATTCGATTCGGGAAGCATATGAAACATTGGCAACTCGACTCAATCTCACAGAGGAAGATCTCAACGAATTACTACCTAGCGGTCAACAGACAAAATACGAAAACCGTGTTGGCTGGGCCGCACAGCATTTGAAAAAAGCTAGTCTTATCGATAAACCAGCAAGAGGAACACTCCAAATCACTGAACGTGGAGTTGAAGTCCTTGCACAAAAGTTATCCAGTTTAGATAGCAAATTTCTACAACAATACCCTGAGTATCTAATCTTCATAGGTCGATCACCCCGAACAAACCAACCCTCAAACAATGACGTAGGACAAGCATCAATCTCTCAAACCCCCGAAGAAATCCTGCAAGAGAGTTACCAAGCCCTACAAGCTGAACTAGCAGAAGAACTTTTACACAAGCTCAAATCTTCCTCCCCAGCTTTTTTCGAGCGCGTGGTAGTCGACTTGCTAGTAGGCATGGGTTATGGCGGTTCACGCAAAGAAGCCGGAAAAGCGATCGGACGCAGTGGTGATGGTGGAATTGATGGAATTATTAGTGAAGACCCACTCGGACTCGATAACATCTATATTCAAGCAAAACGTTGGGAAGGAACCGTCGGCCGCCCCGTCATTCAAGCATTTGCAGGCAGTTTAGAAGGATTTCGCGCACGTAAAGGCGTTGTCATAACGACCTCTGGATTTTCCAAAGAGGCCAAGGAATACGTGACGCTTATCGAGAAGAAAATCATTCTGATTAACGGTGAAATGCTGGTCGATTTGATGATTGACAATAATATCGGCGTTGATGAAAAGGAGCGTTTTGTGCTCAAAAAGATCGACTCAGATTATTTTGAAGACGACGCCTAAATTTAGTAATCGCAGCCACACCGATCGTAACTATCCACCACCTCACCACAGTCCTCACAGTGAGGAATTGCCGATTCCTCCAACACGCAAGCAGCAAACTTCGATAAATCAAACATTGCTCTAGGACCTCAGATTGATTAGGACAATTCAGTTGGTAAATTCATCCTAGACAATCAGCAAATAGGTAGCCATCAAAGAATTTTAGTTTCGTCAAAAGTTCATCCGATCGACCGTAATTCAAAGTTTTCTCCCACGAATTACGGAGCACATGATCGCGATCACAAGTCTTCCCGGATCAAATCACACACCTATTTACGTAAATTCGCTGAGTAAATTGTGAGATTTGCACAATCACTGACAAATGCACCTGGATTTTACGGAGGGGAAGCCAGCAACACACTCCGTAAACCTACGGGCATCAGCGAATCATACCAGCAACAGGAATTGTTACTGGTATGATAAATCTGCGTAAATTGACCCTAAATCACCTATCTGCCCCCTCTGCCATGCCATCCTCGGCTTTCAACCTGTTTATTGTCTTGCTGCTGATTATTGCCAACGCGATTTTTGTCATGTCCGAAATGGCGATCGTTTCCGCCCGCAAGGTCAGACTGCAACAAAACGCCCAGCAAGGCGATCGACGAGCCAGAGCGGCCCTCAAGCTAGCCAACAATCCCAATAACTTCCTCGCCGCCGTCCAAGTTGGCATCACCATGATTGCCATCGTCTCCGGTGCCTTTGGCGAAAAAACGCTCTCCGAAATTCTCCAACCACTGCTCAACAGCATCCCCGGTTTAACCAACTATAGCCAAGCCATCGCCTTTGTCCTATCGATTATCACCATCACCTACCTCACCCTGATTGTCGGTGAACTGGTGCCAAAACGCCTCGCCCTCAACTCCCCAGAATCGATCGCGGGGACGATCGCCGGTCCCATGAGCGTGATCGCCAAGATTGCCGCGCCGATCGTCTATCTCCTCAGCAACTCCACCGATATCGTGATTCGGCTCCTCGGCATTCGACCATCCGATGAGCCACAAGTCACAGAAGAAGAAATTCGGGTCATGATCGAACAAGGCACCGAAGCCGGCATGTTCGAGCAAGCAGAAGAAGACATTATGAAGCGTGTCTTCCAACTGGGCGATCGCCGCGTTAGTTCGATCATGACCCCGCGCCCCGAAATTATCTGGCTCGACCTCGACGATAGCGATGACGAAAATCGTCAAACCCTGCGCGAGCAATCTCACGCTCGCTACCCAATCTGCCGCGACGGACTCGATACAATTCTCGGCATCACCCAGGTTTACGACTTGCTGCGCGACAGCATGGACGAGCAACCATTAGATTTCACTAGCAAAATGCTGCCACCGCTGTTTGTCCCAGAAAGTACGCGGGCGCTTAAGGTCCTCGATCAATTCAAGCAGACCGGGAATCAAATGGCCTTTGTGGTCGATGAATATGGCGTCATACAAGGTCTGGTCACCTTAACCGATATTTTGCAAGCACTGGTGGGGGATCTCCCCTCAGCGGAAGAACTCGCCGAACCCCAAGCAATCAAACGGGAAGACGGGTCTTGGTTATTCGACGGAATGCTGCCCATTTATGAATTCAAAGCGTTACTTGACATTGAAGACGAAGAGCTCCCTGGCGAACAGCGAGGCAGCTTCCAAACACTGGGGGGCTTTGTTGTGATGCATCTGGGGAAAATTCCCATTTCAACGGATCACTTTACTTGGAACGACTATCGCTTCGAAGTCATGGACATGGATGGCAACCGGGTCGATAAAGTCTTAGTGGGACCCGCTGAGATTCTCTAGTTCGCCGCCCCAAATCCACCTCCACCTGGCGTTTCGATCGTAAAGACATCACCGGGATGCACCACAACTTGAGCCGTTCCAGCAAGTGGCTCGATCGTCCCATCTGATCGCTCAATATAGTTAACCCCAGGTTTACCCGGTAACCCCTGAGCTAAGCCAAAGGGCGCAACTCGGCGGTGCCCCGAGAGAATATTGGCCGTCATTGATTCAAGGAATTGAATCTTGCGCACAACACCATTACCACCGTGATATTTACCACCTCCACCACTCTCAGGACGCAGCCGAAATTCCTTGAGTAACACCGGAAAGCGCGATTCCAAAACCTCTGGATCAGTTAATCGCGAATTGGTCATATGCGTCTGTACAGCCGCAGCTCCATTAAATCCATCGCCGGCACCCGCACC
This region includes:
- a CDS encoding hemolysin family protein; the encoded protein is MPSSAFNLFIVLLLIIANAIFVMSEMAIVSARKVRLQQNAQQGDRRARAALKLANNPNNFLAAVQVGITMIAIVSGAFGEKTLSEILQPLLNSIPGLTNYSQAIAFVLSIITITYLTLIVGELVPKRLALNSPESIAGTIAGPMSVIAKIAAPIVYLLSNSTDIVIRLLGIRPSDEPQVTEEEIRVMIEQGTEAGMFEQAEEDIMKRVFQLGDRRVSSIMTPRPEIIWLDLDDSDDENRQTLREQSHARYPICRDGLDTILGITQVYDLLRDSMDEQPLDFTSKMLPPLFVPESTRALKVLDQFKQTGNQMAFVVDEYGVIQGLVTLTDILQALVGDLPSAEELAEPQAIKREDGSWLFDGMLPIYEFKALLDIEDEELPGEQRGSFQTLGGFVVMHLGKIPISTDHFTWNDYRFEVMDMDGNRVDKVLVGPAEIL
- the typA gene encoding translational GTPase TypA, encoding MSLPIRNVAIIAHVDHGKTTLVDELLKQSGTFRENEEVPDCVMDSNDLERERGITILSKNTAVRHHGTLINIVDTPGHADFGGEVERVLGMVDGCLLIVDANEGPMPQTRFVLKKALEKGLRPIIFVNKIDRARQDPNIAVDKVLDLFIELGADDDQCDFPYLFGSGLGGYAKETPEDESDNMEPLFSAILRHVPPPVGDPEKPLQLQVTTLDYSDYLGRIVIGRVHNGTIRAGQQAALVKDDGKIVKTKITKLMGFEGLKRVEIEEAAAGNLIAVSGFGDANIGETITDPNDPQALPLIKVDEPTLQMTFMVNDSPFAGKEGKMVTSRQVRDRLMRELETNVALRVEETDSPDRFSVSGRGELHLGILIETMRREGYEFQVSQPQVIFREVNGQPCEPFETLALDVPDAAVGACIEKLGTRKAEMQNMEANGMGRTQLEFVVAARALIGFRGEFIRMTRGEGIMNHSFLDYRAMVGEIESRYNGVIIAFEEGTATYYSLQNAEDRGSFFITPGTKVYKGMIIGEHNRPQDLDLNICKSKQLTNHRASGGEELVQLKAPEEMSLERALEYIGPGELLEITPESIRLRKLAKKKMARR
- a CDS encoding restriction endonuclease, with product MSVPDYQSFLLPLLEFLHDGSKHSIREAYETLATRLNLTEEDLNELLPSGQQTKYENRVGWAAQHLKKASLIDKPARGTLQITERGVEVLAQKLSSLDSKFLQQYPEYLIFIGRSPRTNQPSNNDVGQASISQTPEEILQESYQALQAELAEELLHKLKSSSPAFFERVVVDLLVGMGYGGSRKEAGKAIGRSGDGGIDGIISEDPLGLDNIYIQAKRWEGTVGRPVIQAFAGSLEGFRARKGVVITTSGFSKEAKEYVTLIEKKIILINGEMLVDLMIDNNIGVDEKERFVLKKIDSDYFEDDA